A genomic stretch from Coffea arabica cultivar ET-39 chromosome 10c, Coffea Arabica ET-39 HiFi, whole genome shotgun sequence includes:
- the LOC113714844 gene encoding NAC domain-containing protein 2-like — MGSDLQLPPGFRFHPTDEELVMHYLCRKCASQVIAVPIIAEIDLYKYDPWDLPGLALYGEKEWYFFSPRDRKYPNGSRPNRAAGSGYWKATGADKPIGNPKPVGIKKALVFYAGKAPKGEKTNWIMHEYRLADVDRSARKKNNNNLRLDDWVLCRIYNKKGSIDKQQVSSVSRKMMMMSNSRQVEETEEDKKPVIMTSLAETSPVVYSDFMYLDPADSVPKLHTDSSCSEQVVSPEFSSHNTCEVQSERKLSDWEKAALDFPFNYVDAPAMDSTGNALMNPPPPPPPHFQGTYQMSPLQDMFMYLQKPY, encoded by the exons aTGGGTTCCGATTTGCAATTGCCGCCTGGTTTCAGATTCCATCCGACCGATGAAGAACTTGTGATGCATTATCTGTGTAGAAAATGTGCTTCTCAAGTGATTGCTGTTCCTATTATCGCAGAAATTGACCTCTACAAATATGACCCATGGGATTTACCtg GTTTGGCTTTGTACGGGGAGAAAGAATGGTACTTCTTCTCGCCGAGGGACAGGAAGTATCCGAACGGGTCGAGGCCGAATAGGGCGGCGGGGAGCGGGTACTGGAAGGCAACCGGCGCGGATAAGCCGATTGGAAACCCGAAGCCGGTTGGTATAAAAAAGGCGCTAGTTTTTTACGCCGGAAAAGCTCCCAAGGGCGAGAAGACTAACTGGATTATGCATGAGTACCGGCTCGCCGACGTCGATCGTTCTGCTCGGAAAAAGAACAACAACAACTTGAGG TTGGATGATTGGGTGCTGTGCCGGATATACAACAAAAAGGGCTCAATCGATAAGCAACAAGTCAGCAGCGTCAGCCggaaaatgatgatgatgagcaACAGCAGGCAAGTGGAGGAGACAGAAGAGGACAAAAAGCCGGTGATAATGACGTCATTGGCCGAGACATCACCGGTGGTGTACAGCGATTTCATGTACCTCGACCCAGCGGATTCCGTCCCCAAGCTGCACACCGACTCCAGCTGTTCGGAGCAAGTGGTCTCCCCTGAATTCTCCTCGCACAACACGTGCGAAGTCCAGAGCGAGCGCAAGCTGAGCGACTGGGAGAAAGCCGCCCtcgattttccctttaattACGTGGATGCCCCTGCCATGGACAGCACCGGAAATGCATTGATgaatcctcctcctcctcctcctcctcactTCCAGGGGACTTATCAGATGTCGCCGCTCCAGGATATGTTCATGTACCTGCAGAAGCCGTATTAA